A window of Dehalococcoidia bacterium contains these coding sequences:
- a CDS encoding NADH-quinone oxidoreductase subunit N → MTLNDLYLLSPEIALAGVAMLLILLDLVVSRKGVLLAVGVIGLALSAVFSLVLWGDLGSEPSGQMQGIFGTLVVDKFSLFFKLLLATAALLVLLISGSYVDRIARFRSEFYGLILLATSGMMLLASTTELITIYVALELTALPTAALAAFLRDGRSAESGMKFLILSAISSAILLYGMVFIYGRTGTTSLPEIAAQIEGMLNAGVLDPREAFGDSKALLFGITLVIAGFGFKISSFPFQFWAPDVYEGAPTPITAFLSVASKAAGFAVLLRVFYISFPMEVVSENWAAIFAVLSVASMTFGNLVAIRQSNIKRMLAYSTIAHAGYVMVGLAAFASGSAEQTDIGTSGILFYLGGYVATNLLAFGAIIAMSNRLDSDQISGYAGMVRRAPLLAAMLGFAMVSLTGIPPTIGFMSKIYLFGAAVSADMAWLAIAGMVNSVISAYYYLRVVKVMFLDKAKDESSITSDAATGVALTATAAATFVFGVYPTPLIELARSAASSLGI, encoded by the coding sequence TTGACTCTCAACGACCTATACCTGCTGTCACCTGAGATCGCTCTTGCGGGAGTAGCGATGCTGCTGATCCTGCTCGATCTTGTCGTGTCCAGGAAGGGTGTGCTGCTGGCCGTCGGGGTGATTGGCCTGGCATTGTCCGCCGTCTTTTCCCTGGTCCTCTGGGGCGACCTCGGCTCGGAGCCTTCAGGCCAGATGCAGGGCATATTCGGGACACTCGTAGTCGACAAGTTCAGCCTCTTCTTCAAGCTGCTCCTGGCAACGGCAGCATTGCTCGTGCTCCTGATTTCCGGCTCCTACGTCGACCGTATTGCGAGATTCAGGTCCGAGTTCTACGGACTGATCCTGCTTGCTACGTCCGGCATGATGTTGCTGGCTTCCACTACTGAGCTGATAACGATCTACGTTGCCCTGGAGCTGACCGCGCTGCCAACTGCGGCGCTGGCGGCGTTCCTCAGGGACGGTCGCTCGGCAGAGTCGGGGATGAAGTTCCTCATCCTGAGCGCCATTAGCTCCGCGATTCTGCTCTATGGGATGGTGTTCATCTACGGTCGCACGGGTACGACTTCTCTGCCCGAAATCGCGGCCCAGATCGAGGGAATGCTCAATGCAGGCGTGCTGGACCCGAGGGAGGCATTTGGTGACAGTAAAGCCCTCCTGTTTGGGATCACGCTCGTCATCGCCGGATTCGGCTTCAAGATATCGAGCTTCCCGTTCCAGTTCTGGGCACCCGACGTCTATGAAGGTGCGCCAACTCCCATTACCGCTTTCCTCTCGGTGGCGTCGAAGGCTGCGGGCTTTGCCGTCCTGCTCAGGGTGTTCTACATATCCTTCCCGATGGAAGTCGTCAGCGAGAACTGGGCTGCGATATTCGCTGTCCTGAGCGTGGCCTCCATGACATTCGGCAACCTGGTTGCGATTCGTCAGAGCAACATCAAGCGGATGCTGGCGTACAGCACCATCGCTCACGCCGGTTACGTAATGGTTGGGCTGGCGGCGTTTGCCTCGGGTTCGGCTGAGCAGACTGACATCGGCACCAGTGGCATTCTGTTCTACCTGGGTGGGTATGTGGCTACGAACCTCCTGGCATTCGGCGCAATAATCGCGATGTCGAACAGGCTCGACTCCGATCAGATTAGTGGGTACGCGGGAATGGTGAGGCGCGCGCCTCTGCTGGCTGCGATGCTGGGATTTGCGATGGTCTCTCTAACGGGGATTCCGCCCACAATTGGGTTCATGTCGAAGATATACCTGTTTGGCGCTGCCGTCAGTGCCGACATGGCGTGGCTGGCGATTGCAGGCATGGTAAACAGCGTGATCTCTGCCTACTACTATCTCCGGGTCGTCAAGGTGATGTTCCTTGATAAGGCTAAGGACGAGAGCTCGATCACGTCTGACGCCGCCACTGGCGTTGCTCTGACGGCCACCGCGGCTGCCACTTTCGTGTTCGGTGTCTATCCGACTCCCCTGATCGAACTGGCGCGGTCTGCGGCTTCTTCTCTGGGCATCTAA
- a CDS encoding formylglycine-generating enzyme family protein: protein MTESCCAPSAGTERPSSRLASAALVRTEPLESAPRDMVRIPGGTFLMGTDDDAGFPADGEGPIREVDVSPFFIDETAVTNAQFGRFVRQTRYRTEAERYGWSFVFHSFVPRKVARTVTQAVAEAPWWWRVDGACWRRPEGQGSGISRRMDHPVVHISWNDAQAYCRWAGKRLPTEAEWEMAARGGLLGKRYVWGDDLTPDGRHMCNIWQGDFPNTNTIEDGHAGTAPARSFDPNGFGLYNVAGNVWEWQWDWFSPTFHSDGPRIDPAGPPSGMSRVIRGGSYLCHESYCNRYRVAARSANTPDSSTGNMGFRCVADAIR from the coding sequence ATGACCGAATCCTGCTGCGCGCCCTCGGCCGGAACTGAAAGACCGTCGTCGCGCCTCGCATCTGCCGCACTCGTCAGAACAGAACCACTCGAAAGCGCCCCCAGGGACATGGTCCGTATACCCGGTGGCACGTTTCTCATGGGGACAGATGACGACGCAGGGTTTCCCGCTGACGGTGAAGGTCCGATACGAGAAGTAGACGTCTCGCCATTCTTCATCGATGAGACCGCCGTGACCAACGCCCAGTTCGGAAGGTTCGTCCGGCAGACCCGCTATCGGACCGAGGCAGAGCGATACGGCTGGTCGTTCGTCTTCCACTCTTTTGTACCGAGAAAGGTCGCCAGGACTGTCACACAGGCAGTCGCCGAGGCGCCCTGGTGGTGGCGGGTAGACGGCGCCTGCTGGCGCAGGCCTGAGGGCCAGGGTTCAGGAATCAGCCGCAGGATGGACCATCCTGTCGTCCACATCTCATGGAACGACGCGCAGGCGTACTGCCGCTGGGCCGGGAAACGGCTGCCCACCGAGGCCGAGTGGGAGATGGCAGCCCGAGGCGGGCTGCTTGGAAAACGCTATGTCTGGGGCGACGACTTGACACCTGATGGCAGGCACATGTGCAACATCTGGCAGGGAGACTTCCCGAACACGAACACTATAGAGGACGGTCACGCCGGCACTGCTCCGGCCAGATCGTTCGACCCAAACGGATTCGGCCTGTACAACGTCGCCGGAAACGTCTGGGAGTGGCAGTGGGACTGGTTCAGTCCGACATTTCATAGCGACGGCCCCCGGATCGACCCCGCAGGTCCCCCGTCAGGAATGAGCAGAGTGATCCGTGGCGGGTCTTACCTTTGCCACGAGTCATACTGCAACCGCTACCGCGTCGCCGCCCGCAGCGCCAACACCCCAGACAGCTCCACCGGCAACATGGGCTTCCGCTGCGTGGCGGACGCTATACGGTGA
- a CDS encoding NADH-quinone oxidoreductase subunit M, with protein sequence MFTGLLTAAVLLPIVAAVLILLFGRDARTVRIFAVAVSVVEFLLTLFVFLNYDTSEGADQFQMVDRVVDWIPIESFEVQYYLAVDGLSAPLVMLTGLLGMVAIFASWTIGQQRREQGEEPREREYFMWLLALQGAVVGVFTSLDFLLFFVFWELELIPMFFLISVWGSGRREYSAMKFLIFTILGSAFMLVGILVLYFSTGSFDMTELPALVRQAGTGLPALAVFLLLFVAFAVKLPVWPLHTWLPDAHTDAPTAASVMLAGVLLKMGAYGMFRLGAILPDVLRDVSWALAALGVINILYGASVVLRQTDMKRLIAFSSISHMGFILLGLASAVGVAGSVSPIGLTGASLQMFTHGVITGMLFLLVGYVYERAHTRHIPDLGGLVGRMPVLGAALLVAGLASLGLPSTAGFVSEIHVFLGTFPVWSWMTALGAFGVVLTAGYILWMIQRVMLGPLNPRFADLKDATPLELVPIAALIIAIMVVGIFPSTLTDVFSTGITPIVESLQMDLTLSRN encoded by the coding sequence TTGTTCACAGGACTTCTGACAGCTGCAGTGTTGCTGCCGATAGTGGCGGCGGTGCTTATCCTGCTGTTCGGGCGCGACGCCCGGACGGTGAGAATATTTGCTGTTGCCGTCTCCGTGGTCGAGTTCCTGCTGACGCTGTTCGTCTTCCTGAACTATGACACTTCAGAGGGCGCTGACCAGTTCCAGATGGTTGACAGGGTGGTGGACTGGATCCCCATCGAGTCGTTTGAGGTCCAGTACTACCTGGCCGTCGATGGTCTGAGCGCACCGCTGGTTATGCTCACCGGACTGCTCGGAATGGTCGCCATATTCGCTTCCTGGACCATAGGTCAACAGCGAAGGGAGCAGGGCGAGGAGCCGCGCGAACGCGAGTACTTCATGTGGCTGCTGGCGCTACAGGGCGCGGTGGTTGGCGTGTTCACATCGCTGGACTTCCTGCTCTTCTTTGTCTTCTGGGAACTCGAACTTATCCCGATGTTCTTCCTGATCTCGGTATGGGGCAGCGGACGTCGGGAATACTCGGCCATGAAGTTCCTTATATTCACGATACTGGGAAGCGCGTTCATGCTTGTCGGCATCCTGGTGCTGTACTTCTCGACTGGGTCGTTCGACATGACCGAGTTGCCTGCGCTGGTGCGCCAGGCTGGCACCGGCCTGCCTGCACTTGCGGTGTTCCTGCTTCTGTTCGTGGCATTTGCGGTCAAGCTTCCCGTTTGGCCGCTGCACACATGGCTGCCGGACGCTCATACTGACGCGCCAACTGCCGCGAGCGTGATGCTGGCCGGTGTGCTTCTAAAGATGGGCGCTTACGGCATGTTCAGACTTGGCGCCATCCTGCCGGACGTGCTACGCGACGTGTCGTGGGCCCTGGCCGCGCTTGGAGTTATAAACATCCTGTACGGGGCATCCGTCGTGCTCAGGCAGACCGATATGAAGCGACTCATAGCCTTCAGCTCGATCAGCCACATGGGTTTCATACTTCTGGGACTGGCATCCGCCGTCGGTGTGGCTGGAAGCGTTTCGCCAATCGGCCTGACCGGCGCTTCGCTGCAGATGTTCACGCATGGCGTGATAACAGGGATGCTGTTCCTGCTAGTGGGCTACGTATATGAGCGCGCGCACACAAGACACATCCCGGACCTGGGCGGGTTGGTCGGAAGAATGCCCGTACTGGGAGCCGCCCTGCTCGTCGCGGGACTTGCCTCGCTTGGACTGCCATCTACCGCCGGTTTCGTGTCTGAGATCCATGTGTTCCTGGGCACATTCCCGGTGTGGAGCTGGATGACGGCTCTCGGCGCCTTTGGCGTCGTCCTCACAGCGGGGTACATACTATGGATGATCCAGCGGGTAATGCTTGGCCCGCTGAATCCGAGATTCGCCGATCTCAAGGATGCCACGCCCCTGGAACTCGTGCCCATAGCGGCCCTGATCATTGCAATTATGGTGGTCGGAATCTTCCCGAGCACACTTACCGACGTATTTTCTACTGGAATAACGCCGATCGTTGAATCTCTCCAGATGGACCTGACCCTGAGCCGTAACTGA